A single genomic interval of Arachis duranensis cultivar V14167 chromosome 7, aradu.V14167.gnm2.J7QH, whole genome shotgun sequence harbors:
- the LOC107459935 gene encoding F-box/FBD/LRR-repeat protein At3g14710, whose protein sequence is MDSSNQTQKIVIKETEVTDSKDIISTLHESTLGQILSFLPTIEAIQTCVLSQRWIHVWKSITSLCFSDSLPCYGKILKKEQFVNFVNKVLLHHLANSSITNFSLCLTRYSYDSKQVSEWISTVLDRRIQKLHIQYAGKVQFSSHSFFKCDTLVQLDLKVRCTLNVPICACFPNLRNLNISGVRLESDSCIFSEDIVLNFPVLKVFEARACEWLTMQGISIQAPLLEKFSLALCYSSISNESCKSSIKIFAPCLKEFSYEGDLELDIILLDSSSVCDASVVIVVDEDKKDMMESLGFQAHKLLSQIHQVELLKLLFYKVLMHSNDIFTHLPTFGRLTYLQLNEVTDEALSKLLHNSPILNTLVLLNGVSHDSNKDAMSYASSVPHCFLSSLRVFQFNGFNVHEHEISLVKFVMGNAAVLERMIISAAFWLRYSDIDMEKVKDNIFSFPKCCSRAIIEFSDVNGSSTCSGPL, encoded by the exons ATGGATTCAAGCAATCAAACTCAGAAGATTGTTATAAAAGAAACAGAAGTGACTGATTCCAAAGACATAATCAGCACATTACATGAAAGCACACTTGGTCAAATCCTCTCTTTCCTTCCAACCATAGAAGCAATTCAAACTTGTGTGTTATCTCAAAGGTGGATTCATGTTTGgaaatccatcacctctctatGTTTCAGTGACAGTTTGCCTTGTTATGGAAAGATTCTGAAGAAAGAACagtttgtgaattttgtgaaCAAAGTACTTCTTCACCATCTAGCAAATTCAAGCATCACTAACTTCTCTCTTTGTTTAACAAGATATAGCTATGATTCAAAACAAGTTAGTGAATGGATCTCCACTGTCTTAGATAGAAGAATCCAGAAGCTTCATATTCAGTATGCTGGCAAAGTTCAATTTTCGTCACATTCCTTCTTTAAATGTGACACTCTAGTACAATTAGACCTTAAAGTTAGATGCACTCTAAATGTTCCAATCTGTGCTTGTTTTCCGAATCTTCGAAACCTTAACATCTCCGGGGTCAGATTAGAGAGCGATTCATGCATTTTCTCAGAAGATATAGTACTTAATTTCCCAGTTCTGAAAGTGTTTGAAGCTAGAGCATGTGAGTGGTTAACTATGCAGGGTATTAGTATTCAAGCACCTCTGCTTGAAAAGTTTTCCTTAGCACTTTgttattcttctatttctaaTGAATCATGTAAATCCTCCATCAAGATCTTTGCTCCTTGTCTAAAAGAGTTCTCTTATGAGGGTGATCTTGAACTAGATATCATTCTATTGGATTCATCCTCAGTTTGTGATGCTTCTGTCGTGATTGTTGTTGATGAAGACAAAAAAGACATGATGGAAAGTTTAGGGTTTCAAGCACATAAGCTTCTCAGTCAAATTCATCAAGTGGAACTACTgaagttattattttataag GTTCTTATGCATTCCAATGACATATTTACCCATCTTCCTACCTTTGGAAGGCTGACATATCTTCAACTAAACGAGGTTACCGATGAAGCCCTGTCGAAATTACTCCACAACTCCCCAATTCTTAACACTCTTGTTTTACTCAAT GGAGTATCTCATGACTCAAACAAAGATGCAATGTCTTATGCATCATCAGTGCCTCATTGCTTTCTTTCAAGCCTCAGAGTTTTTCAGTTTAATGGATTTAATGTGCATGAACACGAAATTTCTCTTGTTAAGTTTGTGATGGGTAATGCAGCAGTGTTGGAGAGGATGATTATATCAGCAGCATTTTGGCTACGCTATTCAGATATTGATATGGAGAAAGTCAAGGATAACATTTTTTCATTTCCAAAGTGTTGCAGCCGTGCCATAATAGAATTTTCTGATGTTAATGGTTCCTCAACATGTTCAGGACCCCTGTAA